The genomic interval GCGTGCCAAAAGGCGTTTCAAAAGGCATGTTTCTGCCGATAACATCCCGGCGCAGCCAGTCGAGTTCGTTGATCAGGTCTTGTGTGCTCATATCTTTCATCCCAATTACTTAGCTTATAGATTCATTATGTAAAAAAGTGTAAATGCTGTCAACTGTGTCTTACGGGGTTAGTTCCACCCGTGCAAATTCAATGCGCGTCAAACCAGCTTGCTCCATGCGAGATATCCGTCTTGATCTCTACTATGTTTCGATGCTCTTGCGGCAGTGCGTTTTCCATGCAATCGCGGATCAGCGCGGTTGCTCTTTCAACGCTGTCTTTGTGAACTTCAAAGACCAATTCGTCATGCACTTGCATGATCATGCGGATGCGATCGTCGGCTTTGATCAGGGCATGGATATCTAACATGGCGATTTTGATCAGATCGGCGGCGCTGCCTTGGATCGGCATGTTTACAGATACGCGTTCCGCCTCGCTTTTGAGCCCTTGGTTGGGGCTGTTGATGTTTCTCAGGTAGAGCCTTCTCCCAAAAAGGGTCTCGCAATACCTTTCACGGCGGGCGTTGGCGATGCAGTTGTTGATGAAAGCCCGGATGGAAGGAAATCGTTCGAAGTAGTTGGTGATCAGTTCCTTCGCCCGATCCTGACTGATGCCCAGCTCGCGCGCCAGTTTCTTTTGCCCCATTCCGTAAAGCAGCCCAAAATTGATTGCCTTGGCTTGCCTGCGTTCCTCGCCACTCACTTCTGCAAGGCTTTTATCCGTAATCAGCGCCGCGGTCTGACGATGGATGTCGATGCCTTTATGAAAAGCGTCGATCAGCACTTCATCGCGGGAAAAAAGCGCTAACAAACGCAGCTCGATCTGAGAATAATCCGCCGCGAGGATCAAAAAGCCCTCTTCCTTCGCCACAAAGGCTTTGCGGATGGCGCGTCCAAGCTCGGTGCGCACCGGAATGTTCTGAAGATTGGGGTTCGAGGAAGAAAGCCTGCCGGTAGAGGCAACGGTCTGGTTAAATGATGAATGGATGCGTCCGGTGGCTGGATTGATCAGCTTTGGCAGGGCGCTCACATAGGTGGATTCGAGCTTGGCGAGCTGGCGGTATTGGATCAAATCATCGGCGATTTGATAGTCCTCAGCAAGGGTTTCCAGCACGCTGCTATCGGTGGAAAATCCGCTCTTGGTCTTCTTCCGCGATGGCAGTTTCTTTTCCTCGAAGAGCAGCTTTGCCAGTTGCTGGGTGGAATTGAGGTTAAACCGGTATCCGGCATAGTCGTAGATCTTTTCCGTCAACAGCTTGATCTCCCGGTTGAGAGTTTTGGAAATCTCATGCAGCATGCCGGTATCGATGCTCACGCCGTTTTCTTCCATCCGCTCTATCACCCTCACCAAAGGAAGCTCAATCTCGTCGTAAAGCTCACGCATATTGCTGTTATCCAGTCTTTTGCGATAGATAGGATAGATGCGGAAAACTACCCAGGCATCCTCCGCGGCATATTTTGCCGCAAAGCGGACATCGACGAGATCGAAGGTCACCTGCTTTTTCCCCGATCCGATCAATGCCGAAATCGGGATCATCGTGTGCCCCAGTTCCTCCATGGCACAGGCATCCAGGGAATATTGATTGGTGCCGGGATCGAGGATATATGCCGCTAATACGGTATCAAAAATAGGGTTATCGATCTCCCAGCCGTGCCGTTTGAGCACGATCATGTCATATTTGAGGTTGTGCCCGACGATCAGCTTGCCCCGCAGTTTTTCTTGCAGGGCTTCGATAACCCCTTTCATATCAAGATTATCGTGCATTTGATGTGCCAGCGGGATATACCAGGCTTCCTCAGTTTTAAAGCAGATCGAGACTCCTACGAGATTGGCAAGCATCGGATCAATGGAATCCGTCTCAGTATCCAGACTGACGATTTCGGCATTAGAGACCTCGTTTAGAAGAGTGGAGAAGTTTGTTTTATCCACCAAAAACGCGTTGAAGGCGTCAGCCGCTTCTTCTTTCTCTATGAGCGGAGGAGGGGTATCACTGCCAAAGATATCCGCCTGCGCCAAAGGAAGTTCCTCTTCTCTCGGCACTTTTGGCGTTTCTATTACCGGCTGCGTTTCCTTTCTGCCATAGCGCGCTTCGATCCTGCGCTTGAGGCTCATCAGCTCATATTGATCAAAGTAATCGATCGCGTCCACCAGTCTGCGTGGGTCAAATCTCAAGGTGTCCGGCGAAGTAATATCGATCGGCACGTCCCGAATGATCGTGGCAAGCCGTTGTGAGAGATAGGCGTTTTTCTGGTTCTCGATCAATTTGCTCTTCACTTTTTCGGGAATCTTGTCCAGATTGGCATAGATATTGTCCAGGCTGCCAAATTCCTTCAACAGGCTCTCCGCGCCTTTGGGACCGATGCCACGCACCCCAGGAATGTTATCCGATGAATCCCCCATGATCGCCAGGTAATCGATAAACTGTTCTGGGTAAACTCCATATTTATTAAAGACTTCCGCGCTGCCGATCTCGATGTTTTTGCTTGGATCGAGCATCTTGACGCGCTCCTCCACGAGTTGAGAAAAATCCTTGTCCGTGGTCACCATCATTACCTCAAAGTCTTTCTTGAAATGCTCCGCAAGCGTGGCAAGCACGTCATCCGCCTCAAATCCGTCCAGCGAAATCTCCGGCATGCCGATGCGGTGAAAGAAATCGTGCACCGGCGCCAATTGCGCGATCAGATCATCCGGCATGGGCGGACGGTTTGCTTTGTAGGCTTTGCTCAATTCGTGCCTGAAAGTAGGCGCCTTGCGGTCAAAGCTGATCAGAAGATATTCCGCCTGCCGGTTTTCGATCAAAGACAAAAAGGAATTGATCACTCCAAAGATAGCGCTGGTGTTTTGTCCCTTGGAATTGGTCAACGGGTTTTTGATGAAAGCAAAGTGCGAACGGTAGAGCAGCGCCGTGCCGTCGATCAGATAGAGGGTTTTGCTCATGGGAAAACTCCCGCGGCGATCTTGTAGTGGCATTTATCCTGCTCGAAGCATTCGCCCACGCTCACCAATAGATGGGGACTCTTTGGCAGTTTGTGTGTGCCTTCGGCAACGCTTTCCACCGCCGCCAGATATTCAAAATCGGTGATTGGGAAAGGCTCGTATTCGACGCCCTTATAGACGAAAGCAAGCATTGCCTGACGTCGCTCCCAGCTTTGCTGGATCAAGAGAGCGCAGCTTTCCGGCTGGATAAAAAGCAGGGATTTGATCTCCCGCGGTGTGAAATCCATGAATTTGCTCTGATGCAGCTTGCGTTCACGATCATAAAAAACCCAAGCGCTTTGATTGGCTGGATGAACCTGCAGCACTTCTTCGATTGAGGATTCACGCAGCTTTTTCCACACGGCATTTTGCTTAAGCACATAATTTTCACTCTGATAATAGGAAATCGATCGGTCTGTGCATTCGACTTCGACGAGATCCAGTTTCTTTGCCAAAGTTCTGTCCGCGTAGGTCATCTGGGCAGGTTCGATGGCATAATGGGCATCGCTGTTCGAGGTTATCAAACGAATCAACGCCCCGCTTTGGACATCCGCTCCGGCGACACAGTATCTGCCATATTTCTTGGAGGTCGCAAGCAGGATCAATTGCTTTTTCATAGATGCACCACCTTCTTTATTTTCAGTTGTTTGGCGATGAAATCCGCTGCCAGCCTGCGATGGCATTTGTCCGCGGTCGGCTCTGAACACAGCAGGCAGATTGGTGCTTGCCAAGCAAGGTAATCGGTTTTGATCAAAGTGCTTATCTTTCTGTCGCGCATAATCTTCTGATAGCTCTTTTGATAGTCAACCCAGTCCACTTGCTTTGCCCGAAAGGAGGAAAGCAAATCTGCCGCCGGTGCCAGCAATGGATAGTAAATATATGTGATTCCCGCAAGCTCGTCCAGAAAATACTCCAAATCCCGAGCTTTGGCAAAGCCGGCAAGTTGTCCGGTGTTATTTAAACGGATGTCCACCAATGTGGCGATGCCGTTGTCCCGCAGGATCTTGAAAAACTCCCTTGCCGTTTTTCCGGCAAAGCCGATGGTATAAATCGCCGTGCTCAATCCTCCATCTCCTCTTTGCGCCAGGCGATGGCTTCATTGCGGATGAAATATGCCTCTCCCAAAAGCTCCGCCTCGCTGGGTTTGCCATCGATCAAATCGAAGATGCTGCCTTCGTCTCGATGCGGGAAAAACTTGTCCAACAGTATCTTATCCAGCTCAATCTGAGTTTGAATCGAGCCGTCTGCAAGGATGTGCTGAACCTCATAGCCCTGCAAAGATAATGCCCTGCCCACCATGATGGCGCGATGACAATCGAAGGGATCTTTTTCAGCGCACAAAAGCGCCGGTATTTTACCCTCGATCAGGCATTTGTCCAGCTCCTCCACTCCACTCTTGAAGATGTGGGATTTGCAAAAAGCACGGTAATTTAACCAACCCGCGGGAGTATAATACTCGCTATCCAGTTGGCGCGCGCCAAAAAACTGACCCATAGATAGATACGCTATGCCTTTGTCCTTCAGGCTCCGCATCAGCAATTCGCGGTTAAATTGCGGATAGCGTGCCGAATAGGGACTGCTGCGCACATCTAACACGATATCGATATCGTACTTCTTCAAAAGTGCCAAAAAGGCATCCGTTTCGTGATTGGAATGACCGATACTAAAGACTTTATCCATGTTCCATATCCTCACCTCTTCATAAATACAACCTCGATTATGCGCGAAAACTGTCAACACATTTCTCTTGACCGATATCGACCCCGTCCGATATTTGCTTTAATGAAGATTTGATCCGGGGGATGAATATGCAAATCACGGTTACTGATCTGCGCGCCAGGCTCTCAGAAGTATTTGGTTTCGACCGGTTTCTGCAAGGACAGGAAGAGATCATTTTGCACCTTTTGGAGGGAAAACACGCCCTCGCAGTCATGCCTACCGGCAGCGGGAAATCTCTCTGCTACCAGCTTCCCGCCCTGATCTTTGCCAATATGAGCATCGTCGTCAGTCCGATGATCTCTTTGATGAAAGACCAGGTGATGCAAATGCAGGCGTTGGGCATTCCCACCGAGATGTATAACAGCTCCATGAACCAAAACCAGCAATCCGAAGTATTGAACAAAATCAAAGCCGGAAAGGTGAAATTGCTCTACGTCGCACCCGAGACGCTGCTCAAAGAACAATTCCTCAAACATCTGGGAGACAGGCGTATAGACCTTGTCGCCATCGACGAAGCACATTGCATTTCGATCTGGGGGCACGACTTTCGTCCCGAATACCGTCAGCTCAAAGATATCCTCAATCGCTTTCCCAAAGCCGTTTGTTTTGCTCTCACCGCCACCGCTACTCCGAAGGTGCGCAAAGACATCTGTGCAGTGATGGACATCCCCGGCGAGCATCAATTTATCCAGTCCTTCAACCGCAAAAACCTGCTTTTGATGGTGGAAAGAAAACAGGACGCCTTCATCAAGCTGCTCAATTTTCTCAAAGCTCACTCCGGCGAAAACGGTCTGATCTATTGTCTAACCCGCAAAAACGTGGATACACTGACCGATAAGCTCCAGAGCGAAGGCTTTTCCGTGCTGCCATACCATGCCGGTTTGTCCGATGAAGAACGCAATCGCAATCAGGAAGCTTTCATCCGCGACGAAATCCGCATCATCGTCGCCACCATCGCTTTCGGGATGGGCATCAACAAATCCAACATCCGCTTCGTAGTGCATTTTGACCTGCCCAAAAACCTGGAAACCTATTACCAGGAAATCGGCAGAAGCGGGCGCGACGGCTTACCGGCAGTCTGCATGATGATGTTTGGCTACAACGACTTGGACATCGTGAAACACATCATCAACCTGTCTCCAGATCCTCAGATGATCAAATCTCAACTGCTGCATCTGAAACCGCTGATCGACT from Candidatus Cloacimonadaceae bacterium carries:
- the polA gene encoding DNA polymerase I, with product MPLQDRRGSFPMSKTLYLIDGTALLYRSHFAFIKNPLTNSKGQNTSAIFGVINSFLSLIENRQAEYLLISFDRKAPTFRHELSKAYKANRPPMPDDLIAQLAPVHDFFHRIGMPEISLDGFEADDVLATLAEHFKKDFEVMMVTTDKDFSQLVEERVKMLDPSKNIEIGSAEVFNKYGVYPEQFIDYLAIMGDSSDNIPGVRGIGPKGAESLLKEFGSLDNIYANLDKIPEKVKSKLIENQKNAYLSQRLATIIRDVPIDITSPDTLRFDPRRLVDAIDYFDQYELMSLKRRIEARYGRKETQPVIETPKVPREEELPLAQADIFGSDTPPPLIEKEEAADAFNAFLVDKTNFSTLLNEVSNAEIVSLDTETDSIDPMLANLVGVSICFKTEEAWYIPLAHQMHDNLDMKGVIEALQEKLRGKLIVGHNLKYDMIVLKRHGWEIDNPIFDTVLAAYILDPGTNQYSLDACAMEELGHTMIPISALIGSGKKQVTFDLVDVRFAAKYAAEDAWVVFRIYPIYRKRLDNSNMRELYDEIELPLVRVIERMEENGVSIDTGMLHEISKTLNREIKLLTEKIYDYAGYRFNLNSTQQLAKLLFEEKKLPSRKKTKSGFSTDSSVLETLAEDYQIADDLIQYRQLAKLESTYVSALPKLINPATGRIHSSFNQTVASTGRLSSSNPNLQNIPVRTELGRAIRKAFVAKEEGFLILAADYSQIELRLLALFSRDEVLIDAFHKGIDIHRQTAALITDKSLAEVSGEERRQAKAINFGLLYGMGQKKLARELGISQDRAKELITNYFERFPSIRAFINNCIANARRERYCETLFGRRLYLRNINSPNQGLKSEAERVSVNMPIQGSAADLIKIAMLDIHALIKADDRIRMIMQVHDELVFEVHKDSVERATALIRDCMENALPQEHRNIVEIKTDISHGASWFDAH
- a CDS encoding DUF488 domain-containing protein; its protein translation is MSTAIYTIGFAGKTAREFFKILRDNGIATLVDIRLNNTGQLAGFAKARDLEYFLDELAGITYIYYPLLAPAADLLSSFRAKQVDWVDYQKSYQKIMRDRKISTLIKTDYLAWQAPICLLCSEPTADKCHRRLAADFIAKQLKIKKVVHL
- a CDS encoding DUF488 domain-containing protein, with the protein product MDKVFSIGHSNHETDAFLALLKKYDIDIVLDVRSSPYSARYPQFNRELLMRSLKDKGIAYLSMGQFFGARQLDSEYYTPAGWLNYRAFCKSHIFKSGVEELDKCLIEGKIPALLCAEKDPFDCHRAIMVGRALSLQGYEVQHILADGSIQTQIELDKILLDKFFPHRDEGSIFDLIDGKPSEAELLGEAYFIRNEAIAWRKEEMED
- the recQ gene encoding DNA helicase RecQ, with the translated sequence MNMQITVTDLRARLSEVFGFDRFLQGQEEIILHLLEGKHALAVMPTGSGKSLCYQLPALIFANMSIVVSPMISLMKDQVMQMQALGIPTEMYNSSMNQNQQSEVLNKIKAGKVKLLYVAPETLLKEQFLKHLGDRRIDLVAIDEAHCISIWGHDFRPEYRQLKDILNRFPKAVCFALTATATPKVRKDICAVMDIPGEHQFIQSFNRKNLLLMVERKQDAFIKLLNFLKAHSGENGLIYCLTRKNVDTLTDKLQSEGFSVLPYHAGLSDEERNRNQEAFIRDEIRIIVATIAFGMGINKSNIRFVVHFDLPKNLETYYQEIGRSGRDGLPAVCMMMFGYNDLDIVKHIINLSPDPQMIKSQLLHLKPLIDYAETGICRRIPLLNWFGERFEDSDCGMCDNCLEKHKQRIDALMQAQKFLSTIFRSGQRHPAKHIIDILRGSKSKQITSFKHDALSVYGIGKEWKREQWFGLFYHLKKHGLIGIDPQYGSPILNDASWKIIRGETEVLIPASVTALLLQKTDLECDMELFGILAQKRLQLAREQGMPPYIIFNDRTLQEMASYFPHSTDSLRQIYGVGSKKLEDYGDIFLPLIKDYCALKNILETANPTAPFKAPPKISKSAQIADYLASGHSISQAMVFFDCKQENILKHLQLHLENGGSVDPAKLWEISLLEESDSHSIIEEFNRRGLGYLNPVYQALGEKYSYHELRILQLYLIAEKQAAQKKAETG